A window of the Falco biarmicus isolate bFalBia1 chromosome 10, bFalBia1.pri, whole genome shotgun sequence genome harbors these coding sequences:
- the CEP250 gene encoding centrosome-associated protein CEP250 isoform X1 has translation MAAGAGEAAGSEASLRRQLQSSREAQHRQAVLVRKLQAKVLQYRTLCRELEQQVEAGGGCLPGKWEATEDHSLEKALLQVEEEQQRCENLAEVNTLLREHLNKANEVNSALREDVGKLTADWMRAREELELKESEWRNDRELYENYLRGEHNRLIGLWRQVVTFRRHFLEMKTATDRDLSELKAEQMRLSGSVLVNCSRLNSSIQLWESITLGRPVLKDQAQQQAGQEINQKTGEVMCLQVKEDVEKKELQDRVMELSALLVQSQKQNEEKEKAVKMLNDTLEILEASQLEREYEASLTKSAKEENLSLQKVIKDITEVVLDDSDSTVNIICTESSQHAEYSNILSSLRSVDAEHAFVLVQEALARRQGATQALKEELSARQDSINFLLHQHRQWEEKCRKLQQRVEQLEEECKMSSSHQQHLHSLVEALRSDCANLEKTREDLQQQLEVTEREASRLRQSNTELQLKEDSAQGEMAEQQQMMERARSDQELLMKDLAVLEEKYSLLQNELVVARETLEELHLQRDLLKQEKHELTVALEKAEQSVAELTGAQNKLSAEIAELRVATGNMSSINEALALDKVQLNTLVLQLEQENEVLSGKVGEMERAKISDQEKLNLCKRTNEELCAEKARLEQLLKKAEEQQEGLQVQLTILAEEKEETQGKLSQVYHQQESASSGLEQLRQESSRQGHALAKVTKEKELLVHEKAALEVRLAAMERDRHGLSEQLAEARSLKETLESSLFEAQQRLSQLEITKSQLEIQLHAVTQAKEVIQGEVKCLEHELEAERALMKQERENMKQQLMQTEQQYNNTLKLQETDHGVEINKLLQDLAREREGRNSELQEMREQWEKEKAEREGEHEKKLFDMKERVATMQAQQEEELIRVEDAKQQVLLEEEREKKALLETLLQTQRELRDTCQQLEQLRQEVKEQQENGQNMTEMLQAELQETHSKIQAAEKRHKEEIKTIGEEMGVLLQQRDALQKQVEELTSQLAASEESQQVTGRKAQQEVSEAQELSRQKALEVMHLQKILEEKKSQWEEVEHQNKELQACLQSLEGERSRWEEVEHHNTEFQASLKVLESEKARLTLSLEEKEKSLRTLEENSFAQHNEVSRLLSAVHQAQQLHSDHRREIQELNNQIESLQEVVLEKEAGLAAREKQLLKDLEESRANEQCLRDSLRMLEAEMSELRLRLCSTENRAKALATEHQQANRAHCDARSQLDKLHSALHRMIRDSRDLVTWSSEQGQVWDLTVSQAKDLPAELTVDRVAAALQDLRQHLMQTQQDLNDARKKIQDSELELSRWQAGRDRFSTHNQKLQKQMAQSQEETQVAECKKNSLQAALQEEAAALKEEATTLHQEVVSLEKKLESTERQRKDVLHERDRLQALKEELVWEIKILQESVTASETRANTATDMNHSLEQELQTTLSILKIKNEELETQWEKIQMLQKVAAEGDALQENLTLMTAILSEREGEMKLYQEQIRTLEKQKEVHKTTLNQAIKDLTEKKQETESQQEHIQELEKQQEEQGIALSKMNKDLEEKDQEIRSQQEQIAELEKQRDMQRTAVGKMSKDLEERDQEIKSQQEQIAELEKQRDMQRTAVGKMSKDLEERDQEIKSQQEQIAELEKQRDMQRTAVGKMSKDLEERDQEIKSQQEQIAELEKQRDMQRTAVGRMSKDLEEKDQEIKSQQEQIVELEKQRDMQRTAVGKMSKDLEEKDQEIKSQQEQIAELEKQRDMQRTAVGKMSKDLEERDQEIKSQQEQIVELEKQRDMQRTAVGRMSKDLEEKDQEIKSQQEQIVELEKQRDMQRTAVGKMSKDLEEKDQEIKSQQEQIAELEKQRDMQRTAVGKMSKDLEERDQEIKSQQEQIAELEKQRDMQRTAVGRMSKDLEERDQEIKFQEGKIMVLEQHAASQVRNLLVDLDRMKGNLKEKNIELMSLTQQIQELEKEREEVKSLHASLEHLRAILKDRESECDSQRGQLRYLQQYKEQQDGHLQELHGKVEKMTLSLSKKDQEFDSQQKQIQEVEEVMERQLSIVRDQLEQTLVTLKEKDRLIDIQKQQMRSYEEKTEEQMNVLHRDLEYTKAILEEKDLVIGSQREVIETFQKQEQDSNQQKEILQHLQVALKEQEQEILSLRNQCESCKEEEENHEAEQANLQATKLTLKEREEKIEVLEEAISKLQQQKEEAAMQTKAILQKLECAESSLETRDQEIASLQEHVQHLQEQKELEGKQAKNLQQDLDKMSQIAKKNHLEFLRQTEQINMFQLREESMKVALTSCQKQVNLLEEVVRKRDEDNEALTQKLHHQEEELKVLQNLQLRLTETNEEVRHHREQEKLLEEALPERDREAKAQGEQKELEEEIRALQEDLQHVQQTLTKKGEEIRYQRDRVRYLEETLTGREQELRRQSEVLKQLTSALQWKGEGETLKKQIQKLQKWEEEEAAKRKVLQERDHLLKRQKELAQQLEDERKAKGEELEHVIAVLKQNESREIEWKGKAQALSLALTKSEMANGTLREEIAILQSMVSERDKDRFHLQAIAEGEQLSWLSEKRLLSQRLECLQQTVARLEQEKTELKQLNDELRRTLEQVERERRRLKRDYGGRSLPGACGFSESDQHKMPASRQEESHARCSCRLAELQNQVSVLQTQLAQERKYKQDYIECCAKTSQELSDLHQELSYSLAAVVREPNATVLEAETWKLDRSLNLNLAVISLDRQSPGRQMLHSTARSARSNDLR, from the exons ATGGCGGCGGGAGCCGGGGAGGCGGCAGGGAGCGAGGCCTCCCTGCGGCGGCAGCTGCAGAGCTCGCGGGAGGCGCAGCACCGGCAGGCGGTGCTGGTGCGGAAGCTGCAGGCGAAG GTGCTGCAGTACCGGACTTTGTGTCGAGAGTTGGAACAGCAAGTGGAAGCAGGAGGG GGATGCCTTCCAGGCAAGTGGGAAGCCACAGAAGACCACAGCCTGGAGAAAGCACTGCTTCAGGtggaagaggagcagcaaag GTGTGAGAATCTGGCAGAAGTGAACACTCTCCTGCGGGAGCACCTCAACAAAGCAAATGAGGTGAATTCAGCCCTCAGAGAAGATGTTGGAAAACTGACGGCAGATTGGATGAGGGCCCGGGAGGAGCTGGAATTGAAGGAGAGTGAATGGCGCAATGACCGTGAG CTTTATGAAAACTACTTAAGGGGTGAACATAACCGTCTCATCGGCCTGTGGCGTCAGGTGGTAACCTTCCGCCGTCATTTTCTGGAAATGAAGACTGCCACTGACAG AGATTTGTCGGAGCTGAAGGCAGAGCAGATGAGGCTTTCTGGATCTGTCCTTGTAAACTGCTCCCGTCTAAACTCCAGCATACAGCTCTGGGAGTCCATCACTCTGGGTAGACCTGTCCTGAAGGATCAggcacagcagcaagcaggaCAGGAAATTAACCAGAAGACTGGAGAAGTGATGTGCTTACAGGTCAAGGAGGACGTGGAGAAGAAGGAGCTTCAAGACAG GGTGATGGAGCTCTCAGCCCTGCTTGTACAGTCTCAGAAGCAAAAcgaggagaaggagaaggccGTGAAAATGCTTAACGACACTTTGGAGATTCTA GAAGCAAGTCAGTTAGAGAGAGAATATGAAGCTTCATTGACTAAAAGTGCCAAAGAGGAGAATCTTTCCCTCCAAAAGGTGATAAAAGATATAACTGAG GTGGTGTTAGATGACAGTGACAGTACAGTCAACATTATCTGCACCGAGAGTTCCCAACATGCAGAGTATAGCAACATCCTCTCTTCTCTGAGGTCCGTTGATGCAGAGCATGCCTTTGTATTGGTTCAGGAAGCACTGGCAAGGAGGCAAGGGGCAACACAG GCCCTAAAAGAAGAGCTTTCTGCCAGACAGGATTCTATCAATTTCTTGCTGCACCAGCACAGACAGTGGGAAGAGAAGTGCAGGAAGCTGCAGCAAAGGGttgagcagctggaggaggaatgCAAGATgtccagcagccaccagcagcacctccaCTCTCTAGTAGAAGCACTCAGAAG TGACTGTGCAAACCTCGAGAAGACCAGGGAAGACCTACAGCAACAGCTTGAAGTGACAGAGCGAGAAGCCTCGCGTCTGCGACAAAGTAACACCGAACTGCAGTTGAAGGAAGATTCAGCCCAGGGGGAAATGGCAGAGCAGCAACAGATGATGGAGAGAGCACGTAGTGACCAGGAGCTCCT AATGAAGGACTTGGCTGTCCTTGAAGAGAAATATTCCTTATTACAGAATGAGTTGGTAGTTGCGAGAGAGACACTGGAGGAATTGCACCTTCAGAGGGATCTGCTGAAGCAAGAGAAACATGAGCTTACCGTGGCACTGGAGAAG GCAGAGCAGTCAGTCGCAGAGTTGACAGGGGCTCAGAATAAGCTGAGTGCTGAAATAGCTGAGCTACGTGTCGCAACAGGGAACATGAGCAGTATCAATGAAGCTCTTGCATTGGATAAAGTGCAACTGAACACACTTGTGCTGCAG CTGGAGCAAGAGAATGAAGTTCTGTCAGGTAAAGTGGGCGAGATGGAGAGAGCAAAGATCTCTGACCAGGAGAAGCTGAACTTGTGTAAGAGAACAAATGAAGAGCTCTGCGCAGAGAAAGCCcgcctggagcagctgctgaagaaagcagaggagcaACAGGAGGGGCTGCAGGTACAGCTGACAATActggcagaggagaaggaagaaaccCAAGGGAAACTCAGTCAG GTTTACCACCAGCAAGAGTCAGCTAGCAGTGGTCTGGAGCAGTTGCGCCAGGAGTCCTCTCGCCAAGGGCACGCACTGGCCAAGGTGACCAAAGAGAAGGAATTGCTGGTGCATGAGAAGGCTGCCCTAGAGGTGCGACTGGCAGCCATGGAGCGGGACAGACATGGCCTTtcagagcagctggcagaggccAG GTCACTAAAGGAGACCCTGGAATCTAGCCTGTTTGAGGCTCAGCAGCGCTTATCTCAGCTGGAGATCACCAAGAGTCAGCTTGAAATCCAACTTCATGCAGTTACACAGGCCAAGGAGGTAATACAAG GGGAAGTGAAGTGCCTTGAACATGAGCTGGAAGCTGAGAGAGCTCTCATGAAGCAGGAACGGGAAAACATGAAGCAACAGCTCATGCAAACAGAACAGCAGTATAACAATACCCTGAAACTTCAGGAAACTGATCATGGAGTGGAAATAAACAAGCTTCTGCAAGACCTG GCAAGGGAGCGGGAAGGGCGCAATTcagagctgcaggagatgcGGGAGCaatgggaaaaagagaaggcagagagagaaggggagcaCGAGAAGAAGCTGTTTGATATGAAGGAGAGAGTTGCTACCATGCAAGCTCAACAAGAAGAGGAACTAATCAGAGTTGAAGATGCCAAGCAACAG gTCCTGCTAGAAGAGGAGCGTGAGAAGAAAGCTTTATTAGAGACACTACTCCAAACGCAGAGAGAGCTAAGAGACACCTGCCAGCAGCTAGAGCAGCTCAGGCAGGAGGTGAAAGAGCAGCAAGAGAATGGGCAG AACATGACAGAAATGCtgcaagcagagctgcaggaaactCACAGTAAGATCCAGGCAGCGGAGAAGAGGCACAAGGAAGAAATCAAAACCATCGGAGAGGAAATGGGTGTCCTACTTCAGCAGAGGGATGCTCTACAAAAACAG GTGGAAGAGTTGACATCTCAGCTAGCAGCCTCTGAAGAGTCCCAGCAAGTGACTGGCCGCAAAGCTCAGCAAGAGGTGAGCGAGGCACAGGAACTGTCAAGGCAGAAGGCACTGGAGGTTATGCACCTCCAGAAGATCTTAGAGGAGAAGAAGAGTCAATGGGAAGAGGTAGAACATCAGAACAAGGAGCTGCAAGCGTGTCTGCAGTCCTTGGAGGGGGAAAGGAGTCGATGGGAAGAAGTGGAGCATCACAACACAGAATTTCAGGCTTCATTGAAGGTCCTAGAGAGTGAAAAAGCCAG GCTGACTTTGTCtctggaagagaaggaaaagagccTCAGAACcctggaagaaaacagctttgccCAGCACAATGAGGTGTCTCGGCTTCTCTCAGCTGTTCACCAGGCCCAGCAGCTCCATTCGGaccacagaagagaaatacaaGAGCTCAACAACCAG ATAGAGTCACTGCAAGAAGTAGTGCTGGAGAAGGAGGCTGGCTTGGCAGCTCgagagaagcagctgctgaaggatCTGGAGGAGTCCCGAGCAAATGAACAGTGCTTGAGGGACTCTCTGCGCATGCTGGAGGCTGAGATGTCTGAACTGCGTTTGAGGCTTTGTAGCACAGAGAACAGAGCGAAGGCGTTGGCCACAGAGCATCAGCAGGCTAACAGGGCCCACTGTGATGCCCGATCCCAGCTGGACAAACTGCACTCGGCTCTCCACCGCATGATCAGGGACAGCAGAGACTTAGTCACTTGGAGTTCAG AACAGGGTCAAGTCTGGGACCTGACTGTTTCTCAGGCCAAGGACCTCCCTGCAGAGCTCACAGTGGACAGAGTGGCAGCAGCCCTACAAGACCTGCGTCAGCACCTGATGCAGACTCAACAAGATCTG AATGATGCGAGGAAGAAGATACAAGACtcagagctggagctgagcagGTGGCAAGCTGGGAGGGACCGTTTCAGCACCCACAAtcaaaagctgcagaaacagatgGCTCAAAGTCAGGAAG AGACACAAGTGGCAGAATGCAAGAAGAACTCTCTACAAGCTGCCCTGCAGGAAGAGGCCGCTGCTTTAAAAGAGGAGGCTACAACTCTACATCAAGAGGTGgtgtctttggaaaagaaacTCGAGAGCACtgagaggcagagaaaggatgTCCTG CATGAACGGGACAGACTGCAAGCACTTAAAGAAGAACTGGTGTGGGAGATAAAAATTCTGCAGGAATCAGTCACAGCCTCTGAAACACGAGCAAATACAGCAACAGATATGAATCACTCCCTTGAACAAGAACTCCAAACTACGTTGTctatcttaaaaattaaaaatgaggaaTTGGAAACACAGTGGGAGAAAATCCAGATGCTACAGAAAGTGGCAGCAGAGGGAGACGCTTTGCAGGAGAATCTGACTCTCATGACTGCTATCCTGtcagagagggagggagaaatgAAGTTGTACCAGGAACAGATAAGAAcgctggaaaagcagaaagaagtgCATAAAACTACTCTCAATCAGGCTATTAAGGACctaacagagaagaaacaggagaCAGAATCCCAGCAAGAACACATACAGGAactggagaagcagcaagaagaaCAAGGGATTGCTCTAAGCAAAATGAATAAAGACCTGGAAGAGAAAGACCAGGAGATCAGATCCCAGCAGGAACAGATAGcggagctggagaagcagcggGACATGCAGAGGACTGCTGTTGGCAAGATGAGCAAAGACCTGGAGGAGAGGGACCAGGAGATCAAATCCCAGCAGGAACAGATAGcggagctggagaagcagcggGACATGCAGAGGACTGCTGTTGGCAAGATGAGCAAAGACCTGGAGGAGAGGGACCAGGAGATCAAATCCCAGCAGGAACAGATAGcggagctggagaagcagcggGACATGCAGAGGACTGCTGTTGGCAAGATGAGCAAAGACCTGGAGGAGAGAGACCAGGAGATCAAATCCCAGCAGGAACAGATAGcggagctggagaagcagcggGACATGCAGAGGACTGCTGTTGGCAGGATGAGCAAAGACCTGGAAGAGAAAGACCAGGAGATCAAATCCCAGCAGGAACAGATAgtggagctggagaagcagcggGACATGCAGAGGACTGCTGTTGGCAAGATGAGCAAAGACCTGGAAGAGAAAGACCAGGAGATCAAATCCCAGCAGGAACAGATAGcggagctggagaagcagcggGACATGCAGAGGACTGCTGTTGGCAAGATGAGCAAAGACCTGGAGGAGAGGGACCAGGAGATCAAATCCCAGCAGGAACAGATAgtggagctggagaagcagcggGACATGCAGAGGACTGCTGTTGGCAGGATGAGCAAAGACCTGGAAGAGAAAGACCAGGAGATCAAATCCCAGCAGGAACAGATAgtggagctggagaagcagcggGACATGCAGAGGACTGCTGTTGGCAAGATGAGCAAAGACCTGGAAGAGAAAGACCAGGAGATCAAATCCCAGCAGGAACAGATAGcggagctggagaagcagcggGACATGCAGAGGACTGCTGTTGGCAAGATGAGCAAAGACCTGGAGGAGAGGGACCAGGAGATCAAATCCCAGCAGGAACAGATAGcggagctggagaagcagcggGACATGCAGAGGACTGCTGTTGGCAGGATGAGCAAAGACCTGGAGGAGAGGGACCAGGAGATCAAATTCCAGGAGGGGAAAATAATGGTTCTAGAACAACATGCTGCATCACAAGTGAGAAATCTACTTGTGGATCTTGATCGTATGAAAGGAAacttgaaggagaaaaacataGAGCTTATGTCACTGACTCAGCAGATCCAAGAActagaaaaggagagagaagaggtgAAATCTCTGCATGCAAGTCTTGAACACCTGAGAGCAATTCTCAAGGACAGAGAGAGTGAGTGTGATTCTCAAAGGGGTCAGTTAAGATACTTGCAGCAGTACAAGGAACAGCAAGATGGGCACCTGCAAGAGCTTCATGGTAAAGTAGAAAAGATGACACTTTCTTTATCTAAAAAAGATCAAGAGTTTGATtcacaacaaaagcaaattcagGAAGTTGAAGAAGTCATGGAAAGGCAGTTAAGTATTGTCCGTGACCAACTGGAGCAGACCTTAGTAAccttaaaagaaaaggacagaCTCATAGACATCCAAAAGCAACAAATGAGGAGCtatgaggaaaaaacagaagaacagatgaATGTCTTACATAGAGACTTAGAATACACTAAGGCAATACTGGAAGAAAAGGATCTCGTGATTGGATCTCAGAGGGAAGTGATTGAGACCTTCCAAAAACAAGAACAGGACTCCAAtcagcagaaggaaattttGCAGCATCTTCAAGTGGCACTAAAGGAACAAGAGCAAGAAATTTTATCCCTTAGAAATCAATGTGAGTCAtgcaaggaagaggaggaaaaccatGAAGCTGAGCAAGCAAATCTTCAAGCAACAAAACTGactctgaaagaaagagaagaaaagatagAGGTTCTGGAGGAGGCTATCTCTAAGCTTCAACAGCAAAAGGAGGAGGCAGCGATGCAGACTAAAGCCATACTGCAAAAACTAGAATGTGCTGAATCTTCTCTAGAAACTAGAGATCAAGAGATAGCGTCTTTGCAAGAGCATGTGCAGCACCTTCAAGAGCAGAAGGAATTAGAAGGCAAGCAAGCCAAGAATTTACAGCAGGATCTAGACAAAATGAGCCAAATAGCGAAGAAGAACCATTTAGAGTTCCTCAGGCAGACAGAGCAAATTAACATGTTCCAGCTTCGTGAAGAAAGCATGAAGGTAGCACTAACATCATGCCAGAAGCAAGTGAATCTGCTTGAGGAAGTGGTGAGGAAGAGAGATGAAGACAATGAAGCTCTTACACAAAAACTTCATCACCAAGAAGAAGAACTGAAGGTCTTGCAGAATCTCCAGCTTAGGCTAACTGAAACAAATGAAGAGGTCAGGCACCACAGAGAGCAAGAGAAGCTTCTGGAGGAAGCCTTGCCTGAGAGGGATCGAGAGGCCAAGGCTCAAGGTGAGCAAAAAGAGTTAGAAGAGGAAATAAGAGCTCTTCAGGAAGATCTCCAGCACGTTCAGCAGACCCTGACAAAGAAGGGTGAAGAGATCAGGTATCAGAGAGACAGAGTCAGGTATTTAGAGGAGACTCTGACAGGGAGAGAGCAAGAGCTTAGGAGGCAGAGTGAAGTCCTGAAACAGTTGACATCAGCTTTACAATGGAAAGGTGAAGGGGAGACCCTAAAGAAACAAATCCAGAAGCTCCAAAagtgggaagaagaggaagcagCAAAGAGGAAAGTTCTCCAGGAGAGAGACCATCTCttgaaaaggcagaaggagCTAGCCCAACAACTGGAAGAtgagaggaaagcaaaggggGAAGAACTGGAACATGTGATTGCTGTTTTGAAGCagaatgaaagcagagaaattgaATGGAAAGGGAAGGCACAAGCACTCAGTCTTGCTCTTACCAAGAGTGAAATGGCCAATGGGACTCTGAGGGAAGAAATAGCCATCCTGCAAAGTATGGTTTCAGAGAGGGACAAGGACCGCTTTCATCTTCAG GCTATTGCAGAAGGGGAGCAGCTATCATGGCTCTCGGAGAAGAGACTCCTGTCACAGCGGCTGGAATGTCTGCAGCAAACAGTTGCAAGGCTGGAACAGGAGAAGACTGAGCTGAAGCAACTCAATGATGAGCTCAGAAGGACTCTTGAGCAG GTGGAACGTGAACGGAGGAGACTGAAAAGAGATTATGGTGGTCGGTCACTGCCAGGTGCATGTGGATTTTCTGAGTCTGACCAGCACAAGATGCCTGCTTCTAGACAG GAGGAGTCTCACGCTCGCTGCAGTTGTCGATTAGCTGAGTTACAGAACCAG